The genomic window gggaggaggacagagacctggcctggtggtgccagaataacaaatCTCCCCATCAAAGtaaatcaagacaaaggagatgattgtgaactacaggaaaaggaggaccgagcacgaccCCATTCCCATCgatgaggctgtagtggagcaggttgagaacttcaagttccttggtgtcgacatcaccaacaaactatcatggtccaaacacacaaagacagttgtggagagggcacaacaatgcctattccccctctggAGACTGAGAAatatggcatgggtcctcagatcctcaaaaggttctacagctgcaccatcgagaggtTGCATcaacgcctggtatggcaactgctcggcctccgatcacaaggcactacagagggtagtgcgtacggcccagtacatcactggggctaagctgcctgccatccaggacctctaaatcagttggtgtcagaggaaggccctaaaaattgtcagactccagccaccctcgtcagactgttctctctgcacagcaagcggtacaggggcgccaagtctaggtccaaaaggcttctaccaGCTTCCAGccagaagactcctgaacagctaatcaaagggctacctaaagccctcttttacactgctgctactctgtttattatctatgcatagtcactaactctatccatgtacatattacctcaactaaccggtgcccctgcacattgactctgtaccagtacctcctgtatataacctcgctattgttattttacggctgctgtttaattatttgttacttttatttatattttttacttaacacttatttttcttaaaacttcttaaagcattgttggttaagggcttgtaagtaatgtAATACTTGttttatttggcgcatgtgacaaataaaatttgatatgGCATAAGGCTAGCAATAACTCTATAGGGCGTTGGGGGCAGGGCAGAATAATTTCACATTGTAATACAGACAACCTACTATTCTCCCATcaatccatccccctctccctcaccatgTCCATCTCGCGGGTCCTCTTGCCGATCTCCCTCTCCACCTGGTGGAGCTCCATGCTGAGCTGTTCGCTGGACACTGGGGCAGCACTGCCGGAACCCCCCGCTGGACCAGGCCACTTCCCCCCCTGCTGGCCCTGGTTCTGACCTGGCTGGGAGAgctggtggaagaggaggagggagtccaGGGTTAGTAAGGTCAGTTTTTCCACCCTACAATTAACCCCATTCTCTACCAATACTTACAAGCTCGGATGCCCCGCACCCCAAAAAAATGCTAGGTTTTTGTCTCAATTTCAAAGCAAAATGTTGATGTTGCCCGTCCTGGATTCTGGTTGAGGGTGTCTACACATGAGTATTACAAGTGTTTGTCccatctctctgtttgtgtgtgaataCACACCTCCATGCCGTGGATCTGAGACTGTTGGTTGATCTGCTGGTTGACCTGTTGGAGCTCAGTCTTCAGCTGCTCTCTGTCCTGAGTTGGCATAGGCAGCCTGAGAAAGAAGAGAACCGTCAGAATTACTGATAAATGTGAATTAATAGCTGGAAGGAGTGAATGAGTGATTGATGGATGAGAGGATAAATAAATGGATGAGAGGTGTGTTCGGCCGTACCTTTCACTGAAGTGTccctgagaggaggagacagtTTGGTGGGAAGGGTAGGAGGCTCCGCCCCAGCCTCCGTGGTTCTCATAGGAGTACTCCGCTGTTGGCGGGACAATGACGCGTTAACCACCAATCATGTCTTAGATACTTGGTTCAACTATTCATTGACATATGCAACGAAAAACGTTTTGCAACTGAAAGCAAAATTAAGTGTTCCTTAAAGGGGTAGTTCACCCAAATCACAAAATGAAAtttgtttccttaccctgtaagcagtatATGGACATGGTATGACTGCAATCAATGCTTTGGTTTAGGTTACCTGGCACAAATCCCATTAAAGCAATTGgaccgatattagcattttttGAGCATCATGTTCAAATCATTTTATACGGGACTTAAATGAGCGTCACAAACAATTTGAGACTTTAGAATGATTTGGACATGTGAGAATGCTAAAATGTTAGCATTTGGAACAATGCCAGGTAAATAAAACCAAAGATGGGATTGCGGTCATATATTGGCCATAGAccgcttacagggtaaggaaaccaatgtgtcatattgtaatttgggtgaactctcTCTTTAAGTCCAGGCAGTCTGTTtccttctgtttggtgcctaatgaatatgaccatGATAAAGGTGACGACAGTGAATGGTCAAAGTAAAGTTGCAAGTGCCAAGTGTGAGTAACCTTACCGGCTATGGCCATGTGCTTGGGTCCCTGGGTGGAGCCCAAGGCCTGCATGGGGCCTGTTGTCTGGTAGCCTGTCTTGGAGGTGCGTGAGATGGCCCCGAAGCGCGACACAGTAGGCTGGGGGCCGAAAGGGATGATGGGGTCGTCGTCCTTCACCTCTGTCCCCCGCCTGACCTGGGCCTCCATGGAGGGCTCCCCCCGCCTACCTTTACCGTCCACATTCTAGATAGAAAGGGGGGGATGGGCATTTAGAATGGTCATTTAGCAGGCCCCTTATTTAGTCAGTAACAGTAGAAGGCCCTTCATTTAACAATAATTTAAGTCATTCTACAAAGAGACGCgtaaagagaaagagaaataaacaAAAAGGCTGGGTTGAGAAAGACGGAGAGTAAGGGCACATTTTAGAATTGTAGACATTGATCAGACGTGCTCACCCAGAGTGAAAtacaataataaaacaaaatgcagagagggaaagatggtgCGAAGAGAGGAAAATGAGAGCGAAAGGCTGAGGGGCAATTAACAATTTAACAGATGCTCTCAAACAAAGCCAAGAGGAGAGATGGTGAAGTAAGAAGATTAAAAAAAACAGAGGAAGACACTAGGTAAAATAGAGCTCATGTAACTTATTGTTCTAATCCTCCTCATCAAGCACAACACTGCTCCTGTGACATCTGAACCAGTAACACGTTCAGACACATACCCGTCTCACTAAAACCCACCGGCACTATTCCAACTGTCACTCACCATCATCTCCATGGCCCCGGGCGCCATGACATCTTTGGGCTTCGAGTCCTTGGTGCCGATGTAGGAGCCGATGGTGTCACAGGACCAGGGAGAGTACTGGCCCGCGTAGTCGGGCTCCCTGCACTTCCCAAAGGCTTTGGAGCTCTCCTCCCCATACTGTGGAGACAGGCAGATGTGTTAGTAACTTACTTGTATACCCATGCTAACTTGGAAACATAGGCATTTTAGAAACGTGTATATAGGGcggaataatataaaatattgaattttgCTGAAACAGGGTCATGGCAAGATAAGATTGTCATAGCTAAAACAGCAGCAGAAGTTTTGTTTTGAAAGTGTTATAAATAGACAATGTCATGACATTAAAACTACCAGTGGGGAGCTTTGAAGGCCAACACTAGTCACTCAACAGCTGGACCAGGCAGaactgacttgtgtgtgtgttgaccctgAGTGACatttggtgtgtatgtgtgggggggtCCTCACTTCTGGGGGGTAGTCGCTGGGGAAGTTGTGGGGGAGGGTGGGCGAGGGAGCTAtgaccttcctctcctccagctgGGCCATCAGCTCCTTACGGCGGTGGTGCAAGTAGTCTAGGCTGGGCTGGGAGGAGCGCCCGTACGGCTCCTAACAAACCACAGGACAACATTTCTAATGATTAGTTACAATTAAATATAGTGTACACCAATGGTGCAGGTCGTCCAGACTGGGCTGGGAAGAGTGGCCATACTGCTCCAAGTTAACTCACCTCGGGACACAGTTCATGAGATAACTATTCAATATTAAATACATCTGACTTCTGGCCAACTTCTAATGACACAAATATATAACTCAAGGGAGATGCAGCTCATATCTTATGAGTCATAAGACAACTGCATTGTAGTCCGTGTGTTCACCAATGGTCACCAACCTGGAGAGTTACAGGGGTGATGGCTTTTTTCTGAGTCCGGTGGCAACACAGCCAGTTTCAACTGATCAACTGTTCATCAAGACCTTGGACTGGTTGAATAAGGTTTTACTACTGGTCCGGTCCAAAAAGCCAATCTACCTTGTAACTCTCTGGGACCAGGGTTGCTGACCACTGTGGAGGAACCAAACTCACTCTGACGTAGGACCTCAAGGTTTGGGGCTGGGCCCCCGGTGGGTAGAATCCTTCTGGGGGGTACCTCTCCCTGGCAGCCTGCTCCTGGTGGTAAGGGGGCCCTTCCAGGGGTGCGGGGCTCATCCGGACCATGTCGTCCCTCTGCGAGGGGTAGGGCTGGGGCGGAGGAGGGGGGCCGGGGTAAGGGCCGTGACAGCCCCGGGTGTCATAGTGGGATGGGGGAGGGTAGGAAAAGGGAGGGCCCGAGTGGGGGGCCGGGTAAGGGCGATCGGGTGGGCCGTAGTCAGGGTAGGGGTCCTGGTAGGGGAGTCCGGCGGGCtcgctggggggaggggggttgcgGATGTAGCGCTGGGGGGCGTACTGAGGGGGCTGCTGGTAGGGGTAACCTGTGGGGCGAGGGGGAAATGACCTTTTCTTCATATTGGTCATTCAACAATATAGGTTCAAAACACAATCATTGAAATAAGTAAAAGTAAAAACATGACAGAAACTAAATCAGATGTTTCAACAGCACAAAACAAGCATTTAGCAGCCTCACCTTGGGGATAATGCGAGGGGTCGTACTGCGAGGAGGAGGGCGGGGGGCGAGAGTCAGAGTAGTACATCTCAGATAGCTGCTGCGGGTACATCTGAGGCCCCCGGGGCACCACGCCACTGGGCATCTGCTTGGGCATGGACATGTGGTCTCCTGGTCCCCTGGAGTAGCCCATGGCATGGGGTGGCTGGGGGTACCCTTGTTTGGGCCCCGAGTCCAGACTGAGGGTATAAAAACAGTGAGTTCTGGATACAATAAATACATAAATCAATCAAGTTTTCAcattaatgtaaaaaaaataattttaaaaagttTTTATTTAACCAAAATAATATAGCTAAAACACACAATTTCTTCTGTTACAAAATAGATTAACATAATTATATCTATTTGAATGTTGGCTGAAAGGCGGTGTTTCCCACTCACGAGTCAGGGGGCGATCCCGGGGAGCTGTTGCTCCCGCCATCCATCTTGGGCTTGCGCAACAGGTCGTAGGTCACAAGGTCGGTGCCACGGGCGATGAGCTGGGGCATGGGGGGTACGGCTGAGCCGTTGGTGAGGGGCGAGGGTTTCCGGGTCACCCCCACGTCCAGAGAGAGTCCATCGTCCGACAGTAGGCCAGATGAGCCAGGGAGGCGAGCTACCAAACGCTTGTTCATTTTACGGTACCTACGAACAGAAAATACAGTTATACTTCTGGCCTTGGTGGCTTGCTATAAACACAAAATACAGTTTTAATTTTACAGTAGCTATAAAACAGAAAAGTAATCCTACCGTAGATTCAAAAATAAAATCTACACCAGGGGGAAGAGGTTTTAAAACAGTGCCATTCTAAGTGATAACTATCAAACTCAGAGAGGTTATCAGAGCAAAATATGTTTAGGTCTATTGATTTAAATGGGAAAGAGGGCGCTATTCCATTTCAATCAAAAGGGTGGTGGTTGTTAGATGTTTATATTTCTGAAAGGGACTTACTTCTCCAGCTCCTCCTGAGAGTGGGCGAAGGTACAGCTGGCTCCTCGAGGACAGCCTCCCTTCTGCTTCATGTCCCGACACATGTAAGTCTTGTACTTGCTGTGCTGGGGGGGCTGAAGAGAGACATTTTAGAGTAACCACGTTTCCAGCTACAGTTTTTAAATCGACAGCTGTGAAGTTGCAGTAGAATTTTATACATGCAGACATAATTTGTTTGTTCGAcctggtgggatctttttgtgtctgtaaaattaattatgtgagaaatggCGTCGGAAATGCATTTCATGTAGACTAGCCTTCACGCACAGACTACCTGCACTGTaactgtgagctgttggctagagagcacgtggcaagaccagagtgggcacatttgctatttaacacaACAGCTTCTGACATAACTGTccgtagagttgaaaatgcgatggaaacacattgcactttagattttttttgcgGTACATGAAAACTTGGAAGTGAAAATGGTACATTGTGTGCTTTATTTTCTTCATGCAAATTTTAGATCATTTGCCTGAAAATCTGTCACAAATGGGATGgaaacttacagtgccttcagaaagtataaatacccctcgacttattccacattttgtgttacagcccgaATTCAAAACGGATTCAGATGATATTATTTGCAGTTTTACTTGTTGAAAACAGGacgtatgttttggaatattttttattctgtacaggcttccttctcactctgtcaattaggttagtattgtggagtaactgcaatgttgttgatccaacctccgttctctcctatcacagtcattaaactgttttaaagtcaccattggcctcatgatgaaatccctgagcggtttccttcctctcgggCAACTGAATtcggaaggacacctgtatctttgtcatgactgggtgtattgatacaccatccaaagttaaattaataacttcaccatgctcaaaggaatattcaatatctgctttttaatttaaaaaaaaaattaaattgaCTAATAGGTGCCCTACATTGCGATGCATTGGAAAGCCCGTGTTTGAAATTCTCTGCGCTACAGGACTGAAGATTCTCCCAGAAAGCCAATATTGTACAAACTTCAAAAATGTGAAATAATTCTGATATCTGTATCTTATCTTTAAAGTAGATTTTGAAACACCTATGCCATATTAaatccctttttttttttttttttttttttttaccaaagtcCGTTTTGCCACATTATTTGAAACATGACAGGGCAATCAATAGTACAATTGGGAAGTACATTACATTTTGGAATGTTGCACCTAAAAGCAACATTTATATTACtctattcagaaagtattcagaaagtAGTCACATCCCTTGGCTTGTAaacgttaaggactggggagtgtttcaggattttttttaaatcctagaggaaaacctggttcagtcagtCTGCATTCCACCAGACACTAGGAGATGAATTCcccttttagcaggacaataacctaaaacacaaggccaaaactACCCTGGAATTgcataccaagaagacagtgaatgttcccgagtggccgAGTAACAGTTTTGTCTTAAATCTACTTGGAAATGTATTGCAAGACCAGAAAatgtttgtctagcaatgatcaacaaccaatttgacagcactcaaatcaatcagtcaaatttgtttttcaaatccgttttggaatactgactgtccaaacagcaaATCGtatgtgtgttcagacagcagtcatttgctgacatggctacactagttgtcatagtaacgaTAGGCGTGTGCACAGTGGTGTAGGCCGATTGATGTTAGTCCTATCACTCAGAAGTTCAAAATCTGTaaaacaacatgtggaataaatCAATAAATGAATATTTTTTGGAGGCAATGTATATATCCTTTTCTCCCTGACATGTCGCGACCCACTTTGGGTCGTGACCAATAAAGGCTGCTGTAGAGTGAAAGGCGTAGCGGGGAAAGGCGTGTGAGCTACGGTACCTGTTGTGGGTCGGCTCCCTTTTTGCTGTGGTTCTGGATGAAATCTACCAGGCCGTGGACTACAGTCTTCACCGCCACCAGACCTTTCTCCAGCTGCTCCCACGTGGGAGGGGGGGCGTCTAGAGACGCAGAGGACGGAGGGAGATAAGAGTCAATATTTGGCCTGAAGGAGTATAACACAGCATTACAATAGTGAGGCTGATAACTTAGATATCTTGGTCGGTTAGGTCAATGATAAACAATAACTCTTAATATAATTTATAGGCACTGTGCTTAACAGCCCCAAAAATAAAAATTCACACCCCTGAACATTTTCCACattatattacagccttattctaaaatttattaaataatTTCACCCCTTTCAATCttcaaacaataccccataatgacaaagcaaaaacaagttaacatttttgcaaatgtattaaatataaaaaactgaaatgtcacatttacataagtactcagaccctttactcagtactttgttgaagcacctttggttgCGATTACAGCCTCGGTTCTTCTTGggtttggggattttctcccattcctctctgcagatcctctcaatctctgtcaggctggatggggagcgtcgctgcacagctattttcaggtctctccagagaggttaggtttcaagtccgggctctggctgggccactcaagaacatttagagacttttcccgaagacactcctgcattgtcttggctgtgggcttaggttcattgtcctgtctgtgtgcttagggtcattgtcctgttggaaggtgcaACTTCGCCCCCAATCGGAggtcctggagcaggttttcgtcaaggatctctgtacattgctccttTCACCTTGATCCTGATTAatttcccagtccctgaaaaacatccccacagcttgatgctgccaccaccatgcttcattgtagggatgataccaggtttcctccagtcgtgacgcttggcattcaggccaaagagttcaatcttggtttcatcagaccagagaattttgtttctcatggtctgagagtcttcaggtgccttttggcaaactccaagttggccgtcatgtgcctttcactgaggagtggcatctgtctggccactctaccataatggcctgattggtagagtgctgcagagataaaGGTCATTGTGATCTTGGGGAcatttcaatgctgcagaattattttgttacccttccccagatctgtgcctcaacacaatcctgtctcggagcgctaCGGACAATTCCGTAAACCTCatgattggtttttgctctgacatgcactgccaactgtgggaccttatatagacaggtgtgtgcctttccaaatcatgtccaatcaattgaatttaccacaggtggattccaatcaagatgtagaaacattaaagaatgatcaatggaaacaggatgcacctgagctcaatttcaagtctcatagaaaagggtctgaatacttattacaaattaaaaactgataccttatttacatatatTTGTAAACagttcttaaaacctgttttaactttgtggggtattgtgtgtagaatactgagggaaaaacatatttaatacattttagaataaggctgtaacctaacaaaatgtggaaaagaaaaagcgtctgaatactttccaaactaactgtatatacactatatatacaaaaacgTGTGgacctcttcaaattagtggattcggctatcaGTCACATCAGTtggtgacaggtgtataaaattgagcacacagttatgcaatctccacagacaaacattggcagtagaatggccttactgaagagctcagtgactttcaacgtggcaccgtcaaattttccagattgactgaccttcatgtcttaaagtaatggactgtaatttctctttgcttatttgacttgttcttgccataatatcgaCTTGGTCTTTTACTTATCCTCTGTATgccacccccaccttgtcacaaaacaactgataGGCTCAAATGCTTTaaggaatgaaattccacaaattcacttttaacaagcaACCctgcacctgttaattgaaatgcattccaggtgactacctcatgaagctggttgggagaatgccaagagtgtgcaaagctgtcatcaaggcaaagggtggaagaatctcaaatataaaatgtatcttgatttgtttaacacttgtttggttactacatgattccatgtgttatttcatagttttgatgtctttattattctacaatgtagaaaatagtagcaaaaaaaagaaaaaccctggaatgagtaggtgtgtctaaacttttgactggtactatacgtTATTAATATTTTATTCAGTGATTTAAATTATGACCCCAGCCTATTTCAGCAGGCTATTGGGAAACAAGCACTTCTTACTGCGGAATTGCCTCGCAACTCATGAATAAATTAGTCTTAATTTGAACTAAGCAAGCTGCTAAATAGTTCAGTTTACATCTTGCCTAGGCTACTGTCAACTATCTGAAATTAGATGTAGGCCTATCAGGGGCTATAGACTAAATGCTTTTATCTAAGCAAACTATATCTAAATGTAATTACAATCATAAAAGTAGATTTTAGTCTGTAGCCTACACCCATTTTAATGAAAAGTCAATCTTGCCAATGGGCCATATATAAGGGTTTGTAGTCTTAACATCTGGCACATAATAACAGCAAAATTGCCAGAGAATAGACTAATTCGTTTTTTTTATGTTCATCCAAGTGTTTCTTGCTCAGAGATTGAGATCCTCTGTCCATCTTTCATCACTCAAACTCTCCAGTCGGATTTATCTATAGTTATGCACATGCGCAAAGAGGATTGATTTACATTTATAAAcctggtttgagccctgaatgctgattggctgaaagccgtggtatactTTTTACTGTTCTATTTACAGGGGTAACCAGTTTATAAGAGCAATAAGGCAGCCCGGGGgtatgtggtatatggccaatatatcatggCTAAcgactgtatccaggcactccgcctTTGCATTATGCTTAAGAATAGCCCTTagtcatggtatattggccatatgccaTAGCCCTTGTGCCTTATGACGTAATATAGGaatttgaatgtggcaaatgaAAAAGATAATTCGCCCTTATAAAACTCGCCATATAGTTTTCCATCAATGGATGCCGATTAACTCGTTTGACTACTATGATTAAGTAATGTCATAGCTTGCAATATTTATTATTTTGAGGAAAACCGAATTTTGCTTCTAACGTGATAATCCTTAATTGGCTTGATAAAGTTATGGGAAAAGGGTGTATGGCAAATGATCTCTTAatccaaaaacaaacaaaaaattggGCTACTTTTCAGGCCTCCTGGGAAGGGTTTGACTGGTCATTGA from Oncorhynchus masou masou isolate Uvic2021 chromosome 3, UVic_Omas_1.1, whole genome shotgun sequence includes these protein-coding regions:
- the LOC135515812 gene encoding roquin-1-like isoform X1, producing the protein MPVQAPQWTEFLLCPICTQTFEETVRRPISLGCGHTVCKMCLNKLHRKACPFDQTAIATDIEQLPVNTALLQLVGGQVPKIQPVALITSPEDAQHYEEASQCVEELALYLKPLSNTRGVGLSNTTLSMLSRPMQRKLVTLVHCQLVEEEGRVRAMRAARSLGERTVTELILQHQNPQQLSSNLWAAVRARGCQFLGPAMQEEALKLVLLALEDGSALSRKVLVLFVVQRLEPRFPQASKTSIGHVVQLLYRASCFKVTKRDEDSSLMQLKEEFRTYEALRREHDSQIVQIAMEGGLRIAPDQWSSLLYGDQSHKSHMQSIIDKLQTPASFAQSVQELTIALQRTGDPANLNRLRPHLELLANIDPSPDAPPPTWEQLEKGLVAVKTVVHGLVDFIQNHSKKGADPQQPPQHSKYKTYMCRDMKQKGGCPRGASCTFAHSQEELEKYRKMNKRLVARLPGSSGLLSDDGLSLDVGVTRKPSPLTNGSAVPPMPQLIARGTDLVTYDLLRKPKMDGGSNSSPGSPPDSLDSGPKQGYPQPPHAMGYSRGPGDHMSMPKQMPSGVVPRGPQMYPQQLSEMYYSDSRPPPSSSQYDPSHYPQGYPYQQPPQYAPQRYIRNPPPPSEPAGLPYQDPYPDYGPPDRPYPAPHSGPPFSYPPPSHYDTRGCHGPYPGPPPPPQPYPSQRDDMVRMSPAPLEGPPYHQEQAARERYPPEGFYPPGAQPQTLRSYVREPYGRSSQPSLDYLHHRRKELMAQLEERKVIAPSPTLPHNFPSDYPPEYGEESSKAFGKCREPDYAGQYSPWSCDTIGSYIGTKDSKPKDVMAPGAMEMMNVDGKGRRGEPSMEAQVRRGTEVKDDDPIIPFGPQPTVSRFGAISRTSKTGYQTTGPMQALGSTQGPKHMAIAAEYSYENHGGWGGASYPSHQTVSSSQGHFSERLPMPTQDREQLKTELQQVNQQINQQSQIHGMELSQPGQNQGQQGGKWPGPAGGSGSAAPVSSEQLSMELHQVEREIGKRTREMDMDSQVAHEVLYKTKTAENGQQDHKAQLEEIALALGEVSNGSSSLVQDGGVGGAMLSLTTRASSLSLCSEPGPGGSDLQKNGVVHSCS
- the LOC135515812 gene encoding roquin-1-like isoform X2 — its product is MLSRPMQRKLVTLVHCQLVEEEGRVRAMRAARSLGERTVTELILQHQNPQQLSSNLWAAVRARGCQFLGPAMQEEALKLVLLALEDGSALSRKVLVLFVVQRLEPRFPQASKTSIGHVVQLLYRASCFKVTKRDEDSSLMQLKEEFRTYEALRREHDSQIVQIAMEGGLRIAPDQWSSLLYGDQSHKSHMQSIIDKLQTPASFAQSVQELTIALQRTGDPANLNRLRPHLELLANIDPSPDAPPPTWEQLEKGLVAVKTVVHGLVDFIQNHSKKGADPQQPPQHSKYKTYMCRDMKQKGGCPRGASCTFAHSQEELEKYRKMNKRLVARLPGSSGLLSDDGLSLDVGVTRKPSPLTNGSAVPPMPQLIARGTDLVTYDLLRKPKMDGGSNSSPGSPPDSLDSGPKQGYPQPPHAMGYSRGPGDHMSMPKQMPSGVVPRGPQMYPQQLSEMYYSDSRPPPSSSQYDPSHYPQGYPYQQPPQYAPQRYIRNPPPPSEPAGLPYQDPYPDYGPPDRPYPAPHSGPPFSYPPPSHYDTRGCHGPYPGPPPPPQPYPSQRDDMVRMSPAPLEGPPYHQEQAARERYPPEGFYPPGAQPQTLRSYVREPYGRSSQPSLDYLHHRRKELMAQLEERKVIAPSPTLPHNFPSDYPPEYGEESSKAFGKCREPDYAGQYSPWSCDTIGSYIGTKDSKPKDVMAPGAMEMMNVDGKGRRGEPSMEAQVRRGTEVKDDDPIIPFGPQPTVSRFGAISRTSKTGYQTTGPMQALGSTQGPKHMAIAAEYSYENHGGWGGASYPSHQTVSSSQGHFSERLPMPTQDREQLKTELQQVNQQINQQSQIHGMELSQPGQNQGQQGGKWPGPAGGSGSAAPVSSEQLSMELHQVEREIGKRTREMDMDSQVAHEVLYKTKTAENGQQDHKAQLEEIALALGEVSNGSSSLVQDGGVGGAMLSLTTRASSLSLCSEPGPGGSDLQKNGVVHSCS